From Desulfuromonas soudanensis, the proteins below share one genomic window:
- a CDS encoding type II toxin-antitoxin system YafQ family toxin, which produces MSWRIIYTHGYLKRAAKFLKRHPEILPQYEKTLRLLELNPSHPSLRLHRLDGPLRELHSVSINLSYRITLEFLLEDGKIVPVNVGSHDEVF; this is translated from the coding sequence ATGAGCTGGCGGATCATTTATACGCACGGGTATCTGAAGCGCGCCGCCAAGTTCCTCAAACGACATCCTGAAATTCTCCCCCAGTACGAAAAGACCCTGAGACTCCTGGAACTCAATCCGTCGCATCCGTCCCTGCGTCTGCATCGTCTGGACGGCCCCCTGCGGGAACTGCATTCGGTGTCGATCAATCTCAGCTACCGGATCACTCTCGAGTTTTTGCTCGAAGACGGGAAAATCGTTCCGGTGAACGTCGGCAGCCACGATGAGGTTTTTTGA
- a CDS encoding type II toxin-antitoxin system Phd/YefM family antitoxin, whose product MKTIAANELKTRGVSSIEKALENGAEAIISVRGQDRYVVMDMKEYNRLRVCELEAALYETRQQLSRGEFLEESVDEHLARIRKTAE is encoded by the coding sequence GTGAAGACGATTGCGGCGAACGAATTGAAGACGCGGGGGGTCTCCTCCATCGAGAAGGCCCTCGAAAACGGCGCCGAGGCGATCATTTCCGTGCGTGGACAGGATCGCTATGTGGTCATGGACATGAAGGAGTACAATCGCCTGAGGGTCTGCGAACTCGAAGCCGCTCTTTACGAAACCCGACAGCAACTTTCCCGCGGCGAGTTTCTTGAGGAGAGCGTCGATGAGCATCTGGCGCGAATCAGGAAGACCGCCGAATGA